In the Gemmatimonadaceae bacterium genome, GTCGCGCACCGCCGCCGTGAACTGGTCGTGCGTGGACGCGATGACCTTTATAGAACTCATATCGATGCGCCCGGTCGTGTCGACGACGAACTGCACGAGCACCGAGCCCTCGACGCCCGCGTTGCGCAGCCGCTCGGGATAGCGCGGTATCGCCGACGAAACGATCCGCATGAGCAGGTCGCGGCCGCGCCATTCGTCGATCTGCGGGCCGCCGCCGGGACTCCCACGGCCGCCGACACCATCGTAGAGCCGCGAGACATTCCCGCAGTCCGCGCACCCCGTCACCGGCGGATTCGACGCCAGGAACAGCGCCGCGTTCGTGCCGATCGCCGGCACAAATTTGTCCGCGGGCAACTGGATGCTCGGCATCTCGAAGCCCGTCGTGTGCGGAAGCCGAGGGAGAATGTCGATCACCGCGTGATGGATGATCGGCGGCGGCGTCACGGGCGCCGCGAGCCTCACCCACCGCGGCTTGAGTAGTTCGTTTCGCGCCAGATGCCCGTGCGCCGCGGTGGCCGTGACCGCACCAATGATGGCGACATGCGCCGCGACGCTCAGCGCCGCGCTGCCGGTTCGCTTCTGCTTGCGCGCGCGCGATTCGATCAGAACTCCGAACATGACGCCTCCTCCGAAATGAATTCCGTGAGTGCGGGCGACGCCGATGTCGCTCCAACGCCAGCTTATCACGCCGAGGTTGTGTGGCGGTTGCGGGCGCGTGAGCGGCCGGTGAGCCGTTCGTGAGGAGCACGCTGCGGTTCGATTAGCGAATCATGAAGACGACTCGCCGTCGGCGAATGCGAACGAGGCCCGGCGTCTGTGACGCCGAGCCTCGTTCGATGTTCGTATTCTGGTCTCGAGTCGAGCCCTAGCGATCCAGGTCCTGCTCGGCCTCGCCGATCTTGCGCTGGGCTTTGCCCTCGAGGTCCTTGGCTTTGCCCTTGAGCTGCTCGCTCGTGTCGCCGGTCAGCCCGCCGACCGCGTCGCGTACGTGCCCTTCGGCCTGCTTGCCGGCGCCCTTGATCTGGTTCTCGAGACCATCGGTGTTGAGATCGTCCGCCATGTGCTTCCCCCTGAGTGGTTTGCTGATCCGAGGCCAAGCGCCTCGGCGCCTCTCAAAAAGGCAATGGACGTACCCATCGGCGCGGGACTCTCGCCGGATCGATGGATCGATATTGCGCTACTGCCGGCTTTGCACATAAAACCGGGCTGAGCGGCTGATTTATGGGCAGGTAGTTCGTTTTATGTGCAGAGGCCAAGCGGAGGCACGCCGCAAAGCGGCGATTGCGGTGGAAAAATCGTGTCACCCTGTCCTAGCTTAGATCTAGAGTCCCTTCAGGGCGGGGTGGTGCATGGGCGGGGTGGTAATGGATACAACCGATGTGAAGTCGCCAGAGGCAGTCGAAGAAGGTCCGGTGAAAACGACGGCGCCGCAGGTTGCAACGACTCCCGCTGGCGAAATGGTTTATGAGTTGGTGCGTCCGCTCGGTGACAGCCAGCGCTCGCACGCGGCGCGCCACACTGGCGGAGCAACGGCCGCAAACGATTCGCTCATTTCCGTCAGTAACACGTAGCCGCAACCCGGACACGCGAACTCAATGTTGCCGCGATCCTTCTCGTCCTTTGGCTTGAAGGTACCGACGTAGACTCTGGTTGGTTTGTCACCGATTCCGGCTACCGGCTGGAGTTCACGCCGTTCTGGCCGCACATGCGCCTCACACATGAGAGAGTTGTAAAGCTGCGCGTTTTCCGGCCAATCCGCTAGGCTGGGGCTATGCAGCCGCATCGAACCCTGGCACCGACACGCCAAGTTCAAAGGTTGAGTGAACGACGCACACGATGTTGTACGCGATCACTTTGAGTAGTAGTTCGTTGATCTGCGCCGGCCGGGTCTTGCTCCGCAACGTGTCGCCGAACACGCGCTTGATCGCGGAGAACGTCGATTCGACGTTGCTCCGCGCGTGGTAGTGCGCGAGGAAGTCATCGCGACGAAGGTTGTATAAGTGGTACAGCCAGCGCCACGCCGTGCTGTCACGCTGCGCGCCGGGATTCTGCCACACGCGCATCGCTGAAGCCTGCGCGGTCGAACGCAACGCGATGTAGGGCGTCGCGCCCACCGCCGCAGCGAGGGCCACGTTTTTGCGCGAACCGTATGCCTTGTCGGCGACGATCTCCTTCATGTGGAAGCGTTCAGCGCCAGCGAGCACCAGCGGGCTGAATTGCGGAGCGTCATTCGCGTTCCGCTCCGTCACGCGCGCTGCGCCAATCACGTTCGTTTTCACGCCCACGAGCGCGTGCAGTTTGATCCAATCATGCGACTCCAACTCCATGCCGCCGTACTTGCTCGTGAAGTGGCGATAGAAGTTCGTCGTTCCGAAGCCTGTCGAATCGACGGCGAACGTCTCTTCGACGACGCCGAGCGGAAGGGCGCTCGCCGTCACGAGGTCATAGAGGATCGGAGTCAGTGCCGCGTCCTCGATGGTCTTGAGGACCGTGTTGAAGTGCCAGGGCCGACTCAGGTAGCCCGCCTCGTGAGCCTCGCGGAGATCCGTCATGAAGCGACGGCTACTCATGGTCGAGTAGACCTTGAACGTCGCGGCGAACAGCGCCTCATTGAGCGGCACGCGTGGGCGTCCGCGCGTCTGTGTCGGTGCTGGGACGTTCGCGCACAGATCGCGTAGCAAGCGGCAGAACAGCGCTTTCTCTTGCGTCTGCGCCTTGTTGTACGCGGGCCAGTTCTGCGGATAGGTGATGCGGACCTTTGCGGTCTCAGTCACCGTTTCCGTCACGTGCACGTTGCCGTCCGTCGATTCAGTCACGGTCTGGCGCTGAATCACGAACTCGACGGCGAAACAGTGCTTGCACTTCATGCCCCGCAGCTCGTAGTCGGGGCAGGTGCAGCGCGGGCCGGTGGCGTCCATGCAGACGCGGTAGTGGCCCTTCGTGCTTTGCGACGGGACGATCCAATCGTCTCCGCGCTTTTCGATGCGCGCACGCACGGCGATTTCCTTGCCGCGCGCCTCCCGCACAACATCCAGCGTTCTCGTGTTCATGACCAATGTCCGGTTTCAGTCCGGACACCAATATACGTGAGCGCTTACGTATATTCAACGGGCAATTTGTGCCGCACAGCGTCATCATTGGGTGCACCTTCGGTGGGCCGTCGATCCGCGAAGGTGTTGACCATCGTAGCCACCAGATGCTATGATGTGGTCAGCCCCCCGCGTTGTCGGCGGCAAAGGGTTTGGCGGAAGCGGAGGGAATCGCACCCCCGACCGTGTTCGAGGCACGGTGCTTCGGTTTATCAGACCGGCGCTTTACTTCTCAGCCACGCTTCCAGATTTTGACTTTTCAGAAACGGCCATCTCGTTCTCAGGCGGGTGGCCGTTCTGCTTTTCAGTGACTTAGCTGGTGGTATAATCCCCGAAATCGAGTTCCCCTTACGCTTGATCCGCATCGCCGATTCGATGCGCGGAACAAAAAAGCGCGGGACCGCCACTCCGATTCGGAGTCGCTGTCCCGCGCGTTCGCGGTACTCAGGATTGTGCGGGCGAGGTGGCGCCCGATACAAACTTAGGTCAGGTGGTCACACATGATCAAACGTGACGCGTGTTTGTCATTTCGATTCTGGACTGTTCGTCGGGCGCACTAAGTGCTCGAATCTCGTCGTGTACGCGGCGAGATCCTCGGCCGTTGGCACGCGACCAAGCACGAGATCGTCGGCCTCAACGCCATCCGCGTCCGTCAGCGAGCGCAACTCTTCATTGAGCGCCTTGGCGCTGGGGCCGAATTGCGACCGCCATTTCAATTCGAGGCGCGCCAGCTCTGCCGCTTCTTCCGGAGTGCGTTCGATGCGCGTCACGACGTTTCCCGCTCGCGTTTCGCCCACCTAGCCATGACGGCCTTGCGCGCCGATTCGCTGCGCTCTTCTGGCGTCATCTTCGCCGCGCGAGCCTTGCCGCCCTTGAGACCACCCTTTCGGCCCAGCGCGACGGCGGCGGGGTCCTTTCGTTTCTTGGGCGGCGTCGCCGCCGTGCGTGAGCGCTTCGGTGTCATGGCAACAAGATGCGCGTGTGTGGCAACACTGCACAAGCGAAAACGTGCTAGCGCTTGGTTGCCTCGGCCCGACACTGCGCGATGGCAACAGTCTTGTCGAATCGCACAGCGGATGATTCGTAGTGACAGTACCGCGCGACCGCACAGGCCGACCGTGCGGCATTTGGCGCATACACTTCCGCGTCAGTTCGATCACGACTGACGATGGCCGCGTCCTGTTGCGCACATTTTGACTCCATGGTGACGGCTCGTGGTTCGGCCGTTCCGAGACGATTCTCAGCTAGCTCACGAGTTTGGGACTCTAGCGTCGATTCCCACTTCCCGGTCGTCGAGCAGTCCACGTGCGCGTTGGTGAACATTCCAGAAACGTTGCCGCGCCACTGCGCGGTAACTCGCACGGTAGAATGAGCGCTATCCCCCCGAACCAAGACGTTGTAAACGACGCTTTCGAGAACGCCGCGTGATCCGTCGGCTGCTCGACCGCAATTGGCGAGATCGGTAGCCTCCGACAACGCGTACGGCACATTCAGCGGATCGGTCGCGATGAATCCCGAAGCGCGGTCTATGGTCTTAATCGGAATGTTATTCGCCGCGAAAATGTCGATAACGGCATTCCAGGTCTTGTTTGACGACGCGGCAATGTCCATCGAGGGGCGTGGCGCGGCAGGCGGCGGCAAGGTTGGCACGCACGCCGTCACACACGTAGTCAATAGCGCGACGGAAAGGGAGGCGCGGCTCATCCAGCGATGTCTCCAATAGACTGTGCTCCCGATAGATTGTAGAGCTATCGGAGTCAGCCCGCCAGCGTTCGGACATGCGCTACCCCGAGGCGTTTGGCCGAACCGTGCGGCGGCTCCGCGAAGAACGACAAGTCTCTCAGGAAGCGTTCGCGGCGGACGCTGGAATCAGCCGCACCTACATGAGCGAGATCGAACGCGGCGTGACGACCGTTTCACTCGACACAATTGCGAAGCTGGCCAAGGCGCTCGACATCAGCATGGCGACGCTCATGAAATACATGGAGGACTCCGACCGGCGGTGACGGCCCGGCCCGCTGGGACTCCTAGGGACTTTATGTGCAGCCCGCCTGTTTTATGTGCAGACGGGCTTTTATGTGCAAAGCCGCTACTGCCTCTTGCGAAGATATATCGCCCGTTATATCGTTGACCCAACTCCGATATATCTTCGAGGTGGCACATGCACGGCGATCCGACATTCTTCGGCTTCAACTGTGACACGCGCGGCCGCTGGCGCTGGGGCGGCTTTGGCGACTGGGCGGGCGAGGGACCGCGACGCTGGCACGGCCGCGCCGCGCGGTTCTTCGAGCAGGGCGATCTCAAATACGTGATCCTGCGCCTGCTCGAGGAGAAGCCGCGGCACGGCTACGAGATCATCAAGGACCTGGAGAGTCGGTTTGGCGGGTCATACGCGCCGAGTCCGGGGACTGTCTACCCGACGTTGACGATGCTCGAGGACCTGGGCTTCGCGCGCGTGGTGCCGGAGGATGGCGGGAAAAAGATCTACGAGATCACGGATGAGGGGCGGAAGCATCTGGCGGAGCACAGTACGACGGTGGACGACATCTTCGAGCGGATCGCGCGGTTCGTGGAGGGTTTTACGGACGAACCGATGACCGAGCTAAACAAGTCGTTTCAGCGACTTGCTCGCGCCACCTACAAGACAGCTACGGCACATATAGCGGATAAGGATCGCATCAATCGCATTCGCGAGATCATCCAACGTGCCGTCGACGAGATCGACGCCATCGCCAAGTAAGCGGCTCGAAGGGCGGGAGTCGCGCGCGCCCTCCATTGCGGGCACACAAAGCGCTAGGTTCAACACGGGTCGCGGAGCTCATCCGCGACCCGTTTTTTGCTTGTTCCTGCGTATCGCCGGAGCAGTAGCGGTCGTCTCTTGTCGTCTTTCCGGCACTCATGCAATCCAGGCGGGGCGACCCCGCAGTATCCTAGATGAAAGCACAACCACGTCGCGCCACGGATTCGTCAGGCGAGCCTCCACCCGCAAGGGTGGACATGACCTCGCAGTCCGGACCCGCTCGCGTTCTTCCGGCCAACGCTACGAACACCAGCGGTTTCCACGCCGCGGTGCCGCCTCAGCGGCACCACATCGACCAGCATCCAACCGGCAAGCGGCTCGCGTTTCTGTCGCTGACTGCCCTCGGCATCGTCTACGGCGACATCGGCACCAGCCCGCTGTACGCGCTGCAGCAGTGCTTCATGGCCAAGAGCGGCCTCGTTCCGAACATCGAGAACGTCTACGGCGTCCTCTCCTTGATCGTCTGGCTGCTCGTGCTCGTCGTCGCGGTCAAGTACATCGCGTTCATCATGCGCGCCGACAACCGCGGCGAAGGCGGCATTCTCGCGCTGATGGCGCTCATCCTTCAGCAGGAGCGCCGCAGCAGCGATACCCGCCGGCGGGTGATTCTCATCTCGCTCGGCCTCTTCGGCGCGGCGCTGCTGTACGGCGACGGCATCATCACTCCGGCGATGTCGGTGCTCTCCGCCGTGGAAGGCCTCAAGGTCGTGGCGCCGGCGCTCAATCCGTACACCGTCGTCACGCTCGCCGCGATCATTCTCTTCATCCTGTTCGCGGTGCAGCGGTTCGGAACGGGCCGCGTGGGCACGGCGTTCGGCCCCATCATGTCGCTGTGGTTCGTGACGATCGCGGTGCTCGGCGCCGTCGAGATCGTTCGCGAGCCGAGGATTCTCTTCGCGCTGAACCCGTGGCACGGGGTGCGGTTCTTCATGGCCAACGGCCGGGTGGGTTTTCTCGCCCTCGGTGCCGTGGTGCTGGCGGTGACGGGCGCGGAAGCGCTCTACGCGGACATGGGCCACTTCGGCAAGCGGCCGATCCGCTTCGCCTGGTTCAGCCTCGTGCTGCCGGCGCTCCTCGTCAACTATCTCGGGCAGGGCGCGCTGCTCCTGCGCGACGCGTCGGCGGTGTCGAACCCGTTCTTCCTGCTCGCGCCGCGCGCGATTCTCCTTCCGCTCGTCGTGCTCGCGACGCTCGCCGCGGTGATCGCGTCCCAGGCGTTGATCTCGGGCGCGTTCTCGCTCACGCAGCAGGCCGTGCAGCTCGGCTACTCGCCGCGTGTCACCATTCTGCACACATCGGCCACGGAATCGGGACAGATCTTCATTCCCGAAGTCAGCAAGCTGATGATGGTCGGGTGTCTGCTGCTCGTCATCGCGTTCCAGAGCTCCGAGCGGCTGGGCGCCGCGTATGGCATCGCCGTCACGGGGACGATGGCGATTACCTCTCTGCTCTTCTCGGTGGTCGCGCGCGCGCGATGGAACTGGTCGCTGGCGCACGTCATACCGATCACGGTCGGCTTCTTCGCGATCGACATCGCGCTCTTCTCGGCGAACATCATCAAGATCGAATATGGCGGCTGGGTGCCGCTCGCGATCGCGATCGTCGTCTATACGCTGCTCAGCACGTGGAAGAAGGGCCGCATTCTGCTCAACAAGGCGCTGCATGCCGGCGCCTTGCCGCTCGACTTGTTCCTGGGCGACGTCGCGCGGAAGAAACCGCCGCGCGTACCCGGCACCGCGGTGTTCATGACGTCATCGAACGACGGGGTGCCCGTGGTGTTGCTGCATCATCTCAAGCACAACAAGGTCCTGCACGAGCAAGTGATTCTGATGTCGGTCGTGACCGCGGACATTCCCGAGATCAAGTCGAACGACCGCGTGACGACGGAAGGACTCGAGCACGGATTCTTCCGCGTCACGGCCCGCTACGGCTTCATGGAGACGCCGAACGTGCCGGAGATCCTGCATCGCGCGCGCGAGGCGGGGATCAAGGCCAAGCCAAACGAGACGACGTTCTATCTTGGGCGCGAGCGGATCATTCTCGCCACGGGCGAACGTCGTCCGGGCACGCGGCGCGCGCCGGACGACGTGGTG is a window encoding:
- a CDS encoding potassium transporter Kup, which encodes MTSQSGPARVLPANATNTSGFHAAVPPQRHHIDQHPTGKRLAFLSLTALGIVYGDIGTSPLYALQQCFMAKSGLVPNIENVYGVLSLIVWLLVLVVAVKYIAFIMRADNRGEGGILALMALILQQERRSSDTRRRVILISLGLFGAALLYGDGIITPAMSVLSAVEGLKVVAPALNPYTVVTLAAIILFILFAVQRFGTGRVGTAFGPIMSLWFVTIAVLGAVEIVREPRILFALNPWHGVRFFMANGRVGFLALGAVVLAVTGAEALYADMGHFGKRPIRFAWFSLVLPALLVNYLGQGALLLRDASAVSNPFFLLAPRAILLPLVVLATLAAVIASQALISGAFSLTQQAVQLGYSPRVTILHTSATESGQIFIPEVSKLMMVGCLLLVIAFQSSERLGAAYGIAVTGTMAITSLLFSVVARARWNWSLAHVIPITVGFFAIDIALFSANIIKIEYGGWVPLAIAIVVYTLLSTWKKGRILLNKALHAGALPLDLFLGDVARKKPPRVPGTAVFMTSSNDGVPVVLLHHLKHNKVLHEQVILMSVVTADIPEIKSNDRVTTEGLEHGFFRVTARYGFMETPNVPEILHRAREAGIKAKPNETTFYLGRERIILATGERRPGTRRAPDDVVVPRMWRWRKKLFVVMSRNARSATEFFGIPPNRVVELGAQVEF
- a CDS encoding transposase; translation: MNTRTLDVVREARGKEIAVRARIEKRGDDWIVPSQSTKGHYRVCMDATGPRCTCPDYELRGMKCKHCFAVEFVIQRQTVTESTDGNVHVTETVTETAKVRITYPQNWPAYNKAQTQEKALFCRLLRDLCANVPAPTQTRGRPRVPLNEALFAATFKVYSTMSSRRFMTDLREAHEAGYLSRPWHFNTVLKTIEDAALTPILYDLVTASALPLGVVEETFAVDSTGFGTTNFYRHFTSKYGGMELESHDWIKLHALVGVKTNVIGAARVTERNANDAPQFSPLVLAGAERFHMKEIVADKAYGSRKNVALAAAVGATPYIALRSTAQASAMRVWQNPGAQRDSTAWRWLYHLYNLRRDDFLAHYHARSNVESTFSAIKRVFGDTLRSKTRPAQINELLLKVIAYNIVCVVHSTFELGVSVPGFDAAA
- a CDS encoding energy transducer TonB; translation: MFGVLIESRARKQKRTGSAALSVAAHVAIIGAVTATAAHGHLARNELLKPRWVRLAAPVTPPPIIHHAVIDILPRLPHTTGFEMPSIQLPADKFVPAIGTNAALFLASNPPVTGCADCGNVSRLYDGVGGRGSPGGGPQIDEWRGRDLLMRIVSSAIPRYPERLRNAGVEGSVLVQFVVDTTGRIDMSSIKVIASTHDQFTAAVRDALSRFRFRPAEADGRHVPAVAQMPFEFRLK
- a CDS encoding helix-turn-helix transcriptional regulator, which encodes MRYPEAFGRTVRRLREERQVSQEAFAADAGISRTYMSEIERGVTTVSLDTIAKLAKALDISMATLMKYMEDSDRR
- a CDS encoding CsbD family protein — translated: MADDLNTDGLENQIKGAGKQAEGHVRDAVGGLTGDTSEQLKGKAKDLEGKAQRKIGEAEQDLDR
- a CDS encoding PadR family transcriptional regulator; translated protein: MHGDPTFFGFNCDTRGRWRWGGFGDWAGEGPRRWHGRAARFFEQGDLKYVILRLLEEKPRHGYEIIKDLESRFGGSYAPSPGTVYPTLTMLEDLGFARVVPEDGGKKIYEITDEGRKHLAEHSTTVDDIFERIARFVEGFTDEPMTELNKSFQRLARATYKTATAHIADKDRINRIREIIQRAVDEIDAIAK